In Streptomyces sp. NBC_00878, a single window of DNA contains:
- a CDS encoding helix-turn-helix transcriptional regulator yields MKNRLRELRAVRRWSQVDLADRLDVSRQTVYAIETGRYDPSLPLAFKIAAVFGEPIEGLFFPAEDTDSKP; encoded by the coding sequence ATGAAGAACCGGCTCAGGGAACTGCGGGCGGTGCGCCGTTGGAGCCAGGTCGACCTCGCCGACCGCCTCGACGTGTCCCGGCAAACGGTCTACGCCATCGAAACGGGCCGTTATGACCCGAGCCTGCCGCTCGCGTTCAAGATCGCCGCCGTTTTCGGCGAACCGATCGAGGGTCTCTTCTTCCCGGCCGAGGACACGGACTCCAAGCCGTGA
- a CDS encoding TioE family transcriptional regulator: MGRNLQNGERLRPVDLARGHGLSTQAVRNYEDAGILPAAGRTDHGYRTYTPLHARALRAFLALVPGHGHPTATSIMRAVNEGAVDEAFRLIDESHAQLLDDRRTLTAVESALGALEPTTVSAPVVSARAVPGSVVPAPVRPGPAMSGPAMSGPGGSGPGGTFIGPLAEELGIRPATLRKWERAGLVRPRRDPLTGYRVYDEADVRDARLAHQLRRGGYPLERIAPLIEQVRAAGGLEPLEATLRDWRDRLSARGRAMLTGAAELEAYLRERE; this comes from the coding sequence ATGGGACGAAACCTTCAAAACGGGGAGCGGCTCAGGCCGGTCGACCTGGCGCGCGGGCACGGTCTGTCCACGCAGGCCGTCAGGAACTACGAGGACGCCGGCATCCTTCCGGCCGCCGGTCGTACGGACCACGGTTACCGCACCTACACCCCGCTGCACGCGCGGGCCCTGCGCGCCTTCCTCGCCCTGGTGCCCGGCCACGGCCATCCGACGGCGACGTCGATCATGCGGGCCGTGAACGAGGGCGCGGTCGACGAGGCGTTCCGCCTCATCGACGAGAGCCACGCCCAACTCCTCGACGACCGCCGGACCTTGACGGCGGTGGAGAGCGCCCTCGGCGCCCTGGAGCCGACCACGGTGTCCGCACCCGTGGTGTCCGCGCGCGCAGTGCCAGGCTCCGTGGTGCCAGCACCCGTGAGGCCAGGACCTGCGATGTCAGGACCTGCGATGTCAGGGCCAGGCGGCTCAGGACCCGGCGGCACGTTCATCGGGCCACTGGCCGAGGAGCTCGGGATCCGGCCCGCGACGCTGCGCAAATGGGAGCGCGCCGGGCTGGTGCGCCCGCGCCGCGACCCGCTGACCGGGTACCGCGTCTACGACGAGGCCGACGTACGGGACGCCCGGCTGGCCCACCAGCTCAGGAGGGGCGGCTACCCGCTGGAGCGGATCGCGCCGCTGATCGAGCAGGTGCGGGCGGCCGGCGGACTGGAGCCGCTGGAAGCCACCCTGCGCGACTGGCGGGACCGGCTGTCCGCCCGCGGGCGGGCGATGCTGACCGGGGCCGCCGAGCTGGAGGCGTACCTCCGCGAACGCGAATGA
- a CDS encoding M14 family zinc carboxypeptidase, which produces MRAEGVGSRGNPYPTVDELARRARAMVAERPGTLRLRTVGTSRAGRPLWLLSAGHGEHQVLTVAGAHANEPVGGASTLTLAEDFVRDPRVLDELGCTWHFLLCLDPDGATLGERRFAEHQASVPTLDGYYRGFYRPAFISQPEFPPVAADPHTAMPESRALTRLIDELRPVVQFSLHGVEVGGSFLQLTRPVPGAPRAFRSVAAELGIPLEYRPFDGMGWFVDSPGVLVLPDGSPADERDPSGYTSQATWMYAMRHGTVSAVVEAPLWSVAAVSDPSPVARPEREISRAAEILLSRTKQLEEVLGALADRPPADEARLPFHTAARELMDIGPGVVDTWNTHDAHGLGDAELATTVGNSVSLGIAARRIPLRAAAMMRSALDEPPEALDTLVRDWSRELETTFAARWVPVHRQTALHIRTMLHLVRQLLDRPDGPGGRGGPGGPGDRPRYQH; this is translated from the coding sequence GTGAGGGCAGAGGGCGTCGGCAGTCGGGGAAACCCGTATCCCACCGTCGACGAGCTGGCGCGCCGAGCGCGGGCGATGGTCGCGGAGCGGCCCGGCACCCTGCGCCTGCGCACCGTCGGAACCTCGCGCGCGGGCCGCCCCCTGTGGCTGCTCTCCGCAGGGCATGGAGAGCACCAGGTGCTCACCGTGGCCGGCGCCCACGCCAACGAGCCGGTCGGCGGCGCCTCCACCCTCACCCTCGCCGAGGACTTCGTACGCGACCCGCGCGTCCTGGACGAACTCGGCTGCACCTGGCACTTCCTGCTCTGTCTCGACCCGGACGGCGCCACCCTCGGCGAGCGCCGCTTCGCCGAACACCAGGCCTCCGTGCCGACCCTCGACGGCTACTACCGCGGCTTCTACCGGCCCGCCTTCATCAGCCAGCCCGAGTTCCCGCCCGTGGCGGCGGACCCGCACACGGCGATGCCCGAGTCCCGCGCGCTGACCCGGCTCATCGACGAACTGCGGCCCGTGGTCCAGTTCTCCCTGCACGGCGTCGAAGTAGGCGGATCGTTCCTGCAGTTGACCCGGCCCGTGCCGGGCGCGCCGCGCGCCTTCCGTTCCGTGGCGGCCGAGCTCGGCATCCCGCTGGAGTACCGGCCGTTCGACGGCATGGGCTGGTTCGTCGACAGCCCGGGCGTGCTGGTCCTGCCCGACGGCAGCCCCGCCGACGAACGCGACCCCTCCGGCTACACCTCCCAGGCGACCTGGATGTACGCGATGCGGCACGGGACGGTGTCCGCCGTCGTCGAGGCGCCGCTCTGGAGCGTCGCCGCCGTGAGCGACCCCAGCCCCGTCGCACGGCCGGAGCGCGAGATCTCCCGCGCCGCCGAGATCCTCCTCAGCCGCACCAAGCAACTGGAGGAGGTGCTCGGCGCGCTCGCCGACCGGCCGCCCGCCGACGAGGCCCGGCTGCCGTTCCACACCGCCGCGCGTGAACTCATGGACATCGGCCCCGGCGTGGTGGACACCTGGAACACCCACGACGCCCACGGGCTCGGCGACGCCGAACTCGCCACCACCGTCGGCAACTCCGTCTCCCTCGGCATCGCCGCCCGCCGCATCCCCCTGCGCGCGGCCGCGATGATGCGCAGCGCCCTCGACGAACCGCCCGAGGCCCTCGACACCCTCGTACGCGACTGGAGTCGGGAACTGGAGACCACCTTCGCCGCGCGCTGGGTGCCGGTGCACCGGCAGACCGCGCTGCACATCCGCACGATGCTGCATCTGGTCCGGCAACTGCTCGACCGCCCGGACGGGCCGGGCGGTCGAGGCGGTCCAGGCGGGCCGGGCGATCGGCCGCGGTACCAGCACTGA
- the pepN gene encoding aminopeptidase N — MPGTNLTREEAQQRAKLLTVDSYEIDLDLSGAQEGGTYRSVTTVRFDSAETAAESFIDLVAPAVHEVTLNGDPLDPAEVFKDSRIALPGILEGRNILRVVADCAYTNTGEGLHRFVDPVDQQAYLYTQFEVPDARRVFASFEQPDLKATFQFTVKAPTGWTVISNSPTPEPKDDTWVFEPTPRISTYITALVVGPYHSVHSVYEKDGQSVPLGIYCRPSLAEFLDSDAIFEVTRQGFEWFQEKFDYAYPFKKYDQLFVPEFNAGAMENAGAVTIRDQYVFRSKVTDAAYEVRAATILHELAHMWFGDLVTMEWWNDLWLNESFATYAEAACQAYAPQSRWPHSWTTFANSMKTWAYRQDQLPSTHPIMAEINDLDDVLVNFDGITYAKGASVLKQLVAYVGEDEFFQGVQAYFKRHAFGNTRLSDLLGALEETSGRDLKTWSKAWLETAGINVLRPEIETDADGVITAFAIRQEAPALPAGAKGEPTLRPHRIAIGLYDLDDDSGKLLRDDSADGSGRIELDVDGELTAVPQLVGRRRPAVILLNDDDLSYAKVRLDEQSLAFVTEHLGDFESSLPRALCWASAWDMTRDAELATRDYLSLVLSGIGKESDIGVVQSLHRQVKLAIELYADPTAREALLTRWTDATLAHLKSATAGGDHQLAWARAFAATARTPEQLDLLEGLLDGHETIEGLAVDTELRWAFVQRLAAVGRFDEAEIAGEYERDKTAAGERHAATARSARPTEEAKAEAWESVVESDKLPNSLQEAVIGGFVQTGQRELLAPYTDKYFAAVKDVWDSRSHEMAQQIVVGLYPSVQVSEETLRKTDEWLTSAEPTPALRRLISESRAGIERALRAQAADAAATTS; from the coding sequence GTGCCTGGCACAAACCTGACCCGCGAAGAGGCACAGCAGCGGGCGAAGCTGCTCACCGTTGACTCGTACGAGATCGATCTCGACCTCTCCGGCGCGCAGGAGGGCGGTACCTACCGGTCCGTGACCACGGTGCGGTTCGACTCGGCCGAGACCGCCGCCGAGTCGTTCATCGACCTGGTGGCCCCGGCCGTCCACGAAGTCACCCTCAACGGCGACCCGCTCGACCCGGCCGAGGTCTTCAAGGACTCACGGATCGCGCTGCCCGGGATCCTGGAGGGCCGCAACATCCTGCGGGTCGTCGCCGACTGCGCGTACACCAACACCGGTGAGGGACTGCACCGGTTCGTCGACCCGGTCGACCAACAGGCCTACCTCTACACGCAGTTCGAGGTCCCGGACGCCCGCCGCGTCTTCGCGAGCTTCGAGCAGCCGGACCTGAAGGCCACCTTCCAGTTCACGGTGAAGGCGCCGACCGGCTGGACCGTCATCTCCAACTCGCCGACGCCGGAGCCCAAGGACGACACCTGGGTCTTCGAGCCGACGCCCCGCATCTCCACGTACATCACCGCGCTCGTCGTGGGCCCGTACCACTCGGTGCACAGCGTGTACGAGAAGGACGGGCAGTCGGTCCCGCTCGGGATCTACTGCCGGCCCTCGCTCGCCGAGTTCCTCGACTCGGACGCGATCTTCGAGGTGACGCGGCAGGGCTTCGAGTGGTTCCAGGAGAAGTTCGACTACGCGTACCCGTTCAAGAAGTACGACCAGCTGTTCGTGCCGGAGTTCAACGCGGGCGCGATGGAGAACGCGGGCGCGGTCACCATCCGCGACCAGTACGTGTTCCGCTCGAAGGTCACGGACGCCGCGTACGAGGTGCGGGCCGCCACGATCCTGCACGAGCTGGCGCACATGTGGTTCGGCGACCTGGTCACCATGGAGTGGTGGAACGACCTGTGGCTGAACGAGTCGTTCGCCACCTACGCCGAGGCCGCGTGCCAGGCGTACGCCCCCCAGTCGCGCTGGCCGCACTCCTGGACCACCTTCGCCAACTCCATGAAGACGTGGGCGTACCGGCAGGACCAGCTGCCGTCGACGCACCCGATCATGGCCGAGATCAACGACCTCGACGACGTGCTGGTCAACTTCGACGGCATCACGTACGCCAAGGGCGCCAGCGTCCTCAAGCAGCTCGTCGCCTATGTCGGTGAGGACGAGTTCTTCCAGGGCGTGCAGGCCTACTTCAAGCGGCACGCGTTCGGCAACACGCGCCTGTCCGACCTGCTGGGCGCCCTGGAGGAGACCTCGGGACGGGACCTGAAGACCTGGTCGAAGGCGTGGCTGGAGACGGCCGGTATCAACGTCCTGCGTCCCGAGATCGAGACGGACGCGGACGGTGTCATCACCGCCTTCGCCATCCGCCAGGAGGCTCCCGCCCTGCCCGCGGGTGCCAAGGGCGAGCCGACCCTGCGACCGCACCGCATCGCGATCGGCCTCTACGATCTCGACGACGACAGCGGCAAGCTGCTGCGGGACGACAGCGCCGACGGCTCCGGCCGTATCGAGCTGGACGTCGACGGCGAACTGACCGCCGTGCCCCAGCTGGTGGGCAGGCGCCGCCCGGCCGTGATCCTCCTCAACGACGACGACCTCTCGTACGCGAAGGTCCGTCTCGACGAGCAGTCGCTGGCCTTCGTCACCGAGCACCTCGGCGACTTCGAGTCCTCCCTGCCGCGCGCCCTGTGCTGGGCCTCGGCCTGGGACATGACCCGCGACGCCGAGCTGGCCACCCGTGACTACCTGTCCCTCGTCCTGTCCGGCATCGGCAAGGAGTCGGACATCGGCGTCGTGCAGTCGCTGCACCGACAGGTGAAGCTGGCGATCGAGCTGTACGCCGACCCGACCGCGCGCGAGGCGCTGCTGACCCGCTGGACGGACGCCACGCTGGCCCACCTGAAGTCCGCCACGGCCGGTGGCGACCACCAGCTGGCCTGGGCGCGCGCGTTCGCGGCGACGGCCCGTACGCCGGAGCAGCTGGACCTCCTGGAGGGCCTGCTCGACGGCCACGAGACCATCGAGGGCCTGGCCGTCGACACCGAGCTGCGCTGGGCGTTCGTACAACGGCTCGCGGCGGTGGGGCGCTTCGACGAGGCGGAGATCGCGGGCGAGTACGAGCGCGACAAGACGGCCGCCGGTGAGCGCCACGCGGCGACCGCCCGTTCCGCCCGCCCGACCGAGGAGGCGAAGGCGGAGGCCTGGGAGTCGGTCGTCGAGTCCGACAAGCTGCCGAACTCCCTGCAGGAGGCCGTGATCGGCGGCTTCGTCCAGACCGGCCAGCGCGAGCTGCTCGCCCCGTACACGGACAAGTACTTCGCGGCGGTCAAGGACGTCTGGGACTCACGCTCGCACGAGATGGCCCAGCAGATCGTGGTCGGCCTCTACCCGTCGGTCCAGGTCTCCGAGGAGACCCTCCGCAAGACGGACGAGTGGCTGACCTCCGCCGAGCCCACCCCGGCCCTGCGCCGCCTGATCTCGGAGTCCCGCGCGGGCATCGAGCGCGCGCTCAGGGCCCAGGCGGCGGACGCGGCGGCAACCACCTCGTAG
- a CDS encoding RNA polymerase sigma factor, with protein sequence MLRRKARRVQGGEESAGGTLDDPLDAAQERRVRAVLALGGVPQADLPDGVQQVRLRLLERAASGTEAPRDVSAWAAVVASNLAMDWHRARRRQERIGERLASLRPSAQSAGDSGDDTKVLSLAVAQGLDELPDAQRQILVLRFYADLPVRGIAEELGIPEGTVKSRLHTAVRALRARLHEDEVV encoded by the coding sequence GTGCTGCGCAGAAAAGCCCGCCGCGTCCAGGGGGGCGAGGAGAGTGCCGGGGGGACTCTCGATGATCCCCTGGACGCGGCCCAGGAGCGTCGGGTACGGGCTGTGCTCGCGCTCGGCGGGGTGCCGCAGGCGGACCTGCCGGACGGGGTACAGCAGGTCCGCCTGCGGCTCCTGGAACGGGCGGCGAGCGGGACGGAGGCACCGCGTGACGTGTCGGCGTGGGCGGCGGTCGTCGCCTCGAACCTGGCGATGGACTGGCATCGGGCCAGGCGCCGCCAGGAGCGGATCGGCGAGCGGCTGGCCTCGCTGAGGCCGTCGGCGCAGAGCGCGGGCGACTCGGGCGACGACACCAAGGTGCTGTCGCTCGCCGTCGCCCAGGGCCTGGACGAGCTGCCGGACGCCCAGCGGCAGATCCTCGTGCTGCGCTTCTACGCCGACCTGCCCGTCCGTGGCATCGCCGAGGAACTCGGCATCCCGGAGGGCACGGTCAAGAGCAGGCTGCACACGGCGGTCCGCGCGCTGCGCGCCCGCCTGCACGAGGACGAGGTGGTGTGA
- a CDS encoding aspartate-semialdehyde dehydrogenase — translation MKVGIVGATGQVGTVMLRILAERAEKTGHTPVETLRLFASARSAGSTIDYRGTAVTVEDASTADYTGLDIVLFSAGGATSRALAEKVASQGAVVIDNSSAWRKDPEVPLVVSEVNPHAIADRPKGIIANPNCTTMAAMPVLKPLHEEAGLEALVVATYQAVSGSGLAGVAELHGQVQKVVADADKLTHDGSAVDFPEPGVYKRPIAFNVLPLAGSIVDDGLNETDEEQKLRNESRKILEIPALKVSGTCVRVPVFSGHSLQVNARFARPLSVERATELLAGAPGVALSDIPTPLQAAGQDPSFVGRIRTDETVEHGLALFVSNDNLRKGAALNAVQIAELVAAELKA, via the coding sequence GTGAAGGTAGGAATCGTCGGAGCCACCGGTCAGGTCGGCACGGTCATGCTCAGGATCCTCGCCGAGCGGGCCGAGAAGACCGGGCACACCCCGGTGGAGACGCTGCGGCTGTTCGCCTCGGCGCGTTCGGCCGGTTCGACGATCGACTACAGGGGCACGGCCGTGACCGTGGAGGACGCCTCCACCGCCGACTACACGGGCCTGGACATCGTCCTGTTCTCCGCGGGCGGCGCCACCTCCAGGGCCCTCGCCGAGAAGGTGGCCTCCCAGGGTGCCGTCGTGATCGACAACTCGTCGGCGTGGCGCAAGGACCCGGAGGTCCCGCTGGTCGTCTCCGAGGTGAACCCGCACGCGATCGCCGACCGCCCCAAGGGCATCATCGCCAACCCGAACTGCACGACGATGGCCGCGATGCCGGTGCTCAAGCCGCTCCACGAGGAGGCGGGTCTGGAGGCGCTGGTCGTCGCGACGTACCAGGCCGTGTCCGGATCCGGTCTCGCGGGCGTGGCGGAGCTGCACGGTCAGGTGCAGAAGGTCGTGGCGGACGCGGACAAGCTGACGCACGACGGTTCGGCGGTCGACTTCCCGGAGCCGGGTGTCTACAAGCGTCCCATCGCCTTCAACGTGCTCCCGCTCGCCGGCTCGATCGTCGACGACGGTCTGAACGAGACCGACGAGGAGCAGAAGCTCCGCAACGAGTCCCGCAAGATCCTGGAGATCCCGGCGCTCAAGGTCTCCGGTACGTGCGTACGCGTTCCGGTCTTCTCGGGTCACTCGCTCCAGGTCAACGCCCGTTTCGCGCGTCCGCTGAGCGTGGAGCGCGCGACGGAGCTGCTGGCGGGGGCCCCGGGCGTCGCCCTCTCGGACATCCCGACCCCGCTCCAGGCCGCGGGCCAGGACCCGTCCTTCGTCGGCCGCATCCGCACGGACGAGACGGTGGAGCACGGCCTGGCCCTGTTCGTCTCCAACGACAACCTCCGCAAGGGGGCCGCGTTGAACGCGGTCCAGATCGCTGAGCTGGTGGCGGCGGAGCTCAAGGCATAG
- a CDS encoding DUF1203 domain-containing protein has protein sequence MTTYTARPITPGVLKELRHVDDAGRACVPFVKEEGRSPLRCCLRWSESGERIALVSYAPLRRWAAGVGVEPGAYDEQGPVFVHAGECAGPAGDGRYPFARPGVLCTVRRYSTEGRILGGRLLDLPSTPDESLDAAFSEAFTDPEVALVHVRAVEYGCFLYEVRRP, from the coding sequence ATGACGACATATACCGCGCGGCCGATCACACCGGGTGTGCTGAAGGAACTCCGTCACGTCGATGACGCGGGGCGGGCCTGTGTTCCGTTCGTGAAGGAGGAGGGCAGGAGTCCGCTGCGGTGCTGTCTGCGGTGGAGTGAGAGTGGTGAGCGGATCGCTCTTGTCTCGTACGCGCCGTTGCGGCGGTGGGCCGCGGGGGTGGGGGTCGAGCCGGGAGCGTACGACGAGCAGGGGCCCGTCTTCGTTCACGCCGGGGAGTGTGCGGGGCCGGCGGGGGATGGGCGGTATCCGTTTGCTCGGCCCGGGGTGCTGTGCACCGTGCGGCGGTACTCCACCGAGGGGCGCATCCTCGGTGGGCGTCTCCTCGACCTCCCGTCGACCCCCGACGAATCGCTGGACGCGGCCTTCTCCGAGGCGTTCACCGATCCCGAGGTGGCTCTGGTGCACGTCCGTGCCGTGGAGTACGGCTGCTTCCTGTATGAGGTGCGGCGGCCGTAG
- a CDS encoding erythromycin esterase family protein, with the protein MATDIKDIAHAVEAAAVLKPLPAPPRLLALGEPTHGVDAPLLLRNELFRQLVEQEGHRTIAIESDCLMGLVVDDYVTSGTGTLDEVMERGFSHGFGASAANRELVRWMRDFNEGRPASERIRFAGADGPLEITGPASPRQALTSLHGYLAAHVDAGLFPCTGETLDRLLGPDDRWTHPDAMMDPARSVGRSAEAGELRLHADDLVALLDTQTPHLIKATSREAWDRARLYGRTAVGLLRYHYWMADTSPGRMTRLVGLRDQMMADNLLAVIERGPALVHAHNGHLQRPKSSMRMGGLPVEWWSAGALVSARLGEEYAFLAMALGTMRHQGVDAPPPDTVEGLLYALPEDRYVVDAAQLATALGDRRPAPRVSPWFGYASLDPAHLADIDGIVFVRDAPRSAPHGT; encoded by the coding sequence ATGGCTACTGACATCAAGGACATCGCCCATGCCGTCGAAGCCGCCGCCGTCCTGAAGCCGCTCCCGGCCCCGCCGCGGCTGCTCGCCCTGGGCGAGCCGACCCACGGAGTGGACGCTCCGCTCCTCCTGCGCAACGAGCTCTTCCGGCAACTCGTCGAGCAGGAGGGCCACCGGACGATCGCGATCGAGAGCGACTGCCTGATGGGCCTGGTCGTGGACGACTACGTCACCTCGGGCACGGGCACCCTCGACGAGGTCATGGAGCGCGGATTCAGCCACGGGTTCGGCGCATCCGCGGCCAACCGTGAACTCGTACGCTGGATGCGGGACTTCAACGAGGGCCGACCCGCCTCCGAGCGGATCCGGTTCGCCGGTGCGGACGGCCCGCTGGAGATCACCGGCCCGGCGAGCCCCCGGCAGGCCCTCACCTCACTCCACGGCTATCTCGCGGCCCACGTGGACGCCGGCCTGTTCCCCTGCACCGGGGAGACGCTCGACCGCCTGCTCGGCCCTGACGACCGGTGGACCCATCCCGACGCGATGATGGACCCGGCCCGTTCCGTGGGGCGGTCGGCCGAGGCCGGGGAACTGCGGCTGCACGCCGACGATCTGGTGGCACTGCTCGACACGCAGACGCCGCACCTGATCAAGGCGACCTCGCGGGAGGCCTGGGACCGGGCGCGTCTGTACGGGCGTACCGCGGTCGGCCTGCTGCGCTACCACTACTGGATGGCCGACACCTCGCCGGGCCGCATGACGCGGCTGGTGGGCCTGCGGGACCAGATGATGGCCGACAACCTCCTCGCCGTCATCGAACGGGGCCCGGCCCTGGTCCACGCCCACAACGGCCATCTCCAGCGGCCGAAGAGCTCGATGCGGATGGGCGGCCTGCCGGTGGAGTGGTGGAGCGCCGGCGCGCTGGTGAGCGCCCGGCTGGGCGAGGAGTACGCGTTCCTGGCCATGGCTCTCGGCACGATGCGGCACCAGGGGGTGGACGCCCCGCCCCCGGACACCGTCGAAGGACTCCTGTACGCGCTCCCGGAGGACCGCTACGTCGTCGACGCCGCCCAACTGGCCACCGCCCTCGGCGACCGGCGGCCCGCGCCCCGCGTGTCCCCGTGGTTCGGTTACGCCTCCCTCGACCCGGCCCACCTGGCCGACATCGACGGGATCGTGTTCGTCAGGGACGCCCCGCGGAGCGCACCCCACGGCACCTGA